In one window of Aphidius gifuensis isolate YNYX2018 linkage group LG4, ASM1490517v1, whole genome shotgun sequence DNA:
- the LOC122854657 gene encoding WD repeat-containing protein 7 isoform X21, with protein MTAGPSLVVPIVLWGKIAPTHCISCIYLSRDQKTLVTGCYDGQICLWQVDPDTLKMTPRCLLVGHTAPIMCLSKASVVMEQNYIVSSSESGEMCTWDVVDGKCREAVKLNNIHTQMLPYVSAGGEDVRLFCSGYYPEVLVMDPFSLEVIFTLSSRVNPDWISALHVLRPAKRKDDVVLALTTTGTVKVWTLLGHENRNSEPLYEHESKQIRCLNALAMTCCPYNQRTVLIVCSKYWQIFDAGDFSVLCSVTSPPGERWMAGDFLAADRVIVWSDEGHGYLYKLPANKLKGKALSSSVADNSSFHTSSAEDDQPYLYLILTQPDDKPLSCPPAMRLVTVQRQTKTLKYLLRGDSEGVVILWSVPEITNQQLQDITDNKTPKLEPIIKTSLEIAWEAMKPSPVGILDQLDTINDHSIKLTACIYLPQQSRLVVGREDGSIIIVPATQTVMLQLLHGNHQHYDDWPPHQILLGHSGRVNCLLYPHSVATRYDRTHLVSGSVDFAVCLWDLYAGTLIHRFCVHAGEITQLMVPPDNCSPRIQKCICSVASDHSVTLLSLAERKCVVLASRHLFPVVTIKWRPLDDFMIIGCSDGAVYVWQMETGHLDRVLHGIIAEEVLYACDENTIAIAGGSATGGELGLANPAVHFFRGLRHRNLSAIRHATQRGLHQLQQLHGGHGNDHGNQIKSKGAPLMIQGFRSNPKDPESHILFFDIEALIGEGGQSETTRNNLKRNGAFSEPNVTMEIAQLLLSLLHAWGMDPDLDRVCEGKLGLLRPMVPVSFGVLSKGGYMSLLLPTWQTQLEPAGEPATQLEQRLPAELVRQDRLTKAFTSRAHWELSTTLTSNHLLAVVALSNTLMSMNNATFVLEQERNRKLNRTSNRVSVNWNKAEEESEEHFTAHQAQIKQGWSLLATLHCVLLPDKVAAQGGAKTFKRPQVEMMARRWQHQCLEVREAAQALLLAELGRMGPKGRKSLVDNWSQYLPMYSTQEPIALQPQNNSPPPGSPVPPIDINPDDDDEEEELAEEISITRKPSSVAELKRKQTTAVVLLGVIGAEFGQDVATVYQKKDGDTTIRRKSSVVEGFGIGNNNLARHTSMALTHLLHAPGSSKLPLHTSLRRAAIDLIGRGFTVWEPYLDVSKILLGLLELCCDADKLVPSMTYGLPLTPAADTCRTSRHALALIATARPAAFITTMAREVARFNTLQQNAQTLNVNLSTSVLSRAKPEILRIVEQLIDKMQSEMSDLLVEVMDIILHCLDPGHLKTKSLSEVFPAVCRFNQVSHCSATRRIAVGGRSGQLALYELRGNVKCQTVSAHQAPVTALGFSPEGKFLVSYSCTENKLCFWQQTNSGMFGLGNSQTRCVKSYSTAPINDVARLNPMRLARLIWINNRTVTLMLADGSETRFNV; from the exons atgacagcTGGACCAAGTTTAGTGGTGCCAATAGTGCTTTGGGGAAAAATAGCACCAACTCATTGTATatcatgtatttatttatcaagagaTCAAAAAACTCTTGTTACTGGTTGTTATGATGGACAAATATGTCTTTGGCAAGTTGATCCTGATACACTaaag atGACACCAAGATGTTTACTTGTTGGACATACAGCACCAATAATGTGTCTAAGTAAAGCAAGTGTTGTTATggaacaaaattatattgtaagcAGTAGTGAGAGTGGTGAAATGTGTACATGGGATGTTGTTGATGGTAAATGTCGTGAAGCTGTTAAGCTAAACAATATTCATACACAAATGTTACCATATGTTTCTGCTGGTGGTGAAGATGTCAGGTTGTTTTGTTCTGG aTATTATCCAGAAGTTCTTGTCATGGATCCATTCAGTTTAGAAGTCATATTTACACTCAGCTCACGTGTCAATCCTGACTGGATTAGTGCCTTGCACGTGCTACGGCCGGCCAAACGGAAAG atgatGTTGTACTTGCATTGACGACAACTGGTACTGTAAAAGTTTGGACATTATTGGGTCATGAAAATCGTAACAGCGAGCCACTTTATGAACATGAGAGTAAACAAATAAGATGTTTAAATGCACTTGCAATGACATGTTGTCCATATAATCAAAGAACagttttaattgtttgttcAAAATATTGGCAg atttTTGATGCTGGTGATTTTTCTGTTCTTTGCTCGGTAACATCACCACCTGGTGAACGTTGGATGGCTGGTGATTTTTTAGCTGCTGATAGAGTTATTGTTTGGAGTGATGAAGGCCATGGTTATCTATACAAATTACCAGCAAA CAAGCTGAAGGGCAAGGCTCTCAGCAG tAGTGTGGCTGATAATTCAAGCTTCCATACATCATCAGCAGAAGATGATCAACCATATTTATATCTCATATTAACTCAACCAGATGataag cCATTATCATGCCCACCGGCAATGCGTCTAGTCACTGTACAACGTCaaacaaaaacattaaaatatttactacgTGGTGATAGTGAAGGAGTTGTTATACTTTGGTCAGTACCAGAAATAACAAATCAACAATTACAAGATATAACAGATAATAAAACACCAAAACTTGagccaataataaaaacaagtcTTGAAATAGCATGGGAAGCAATGAAACCATCACCAGTTGGTATACTTGATCAACTTGATACAATAAATGATCATAGTATTAAATTAACAGcatgtatttatttaccaCAACAAAGTCGTCTTGTTGTTGGACGTGAAGATggtagtattattattgtaccaGCAACACAAACAGTTATGTTACAATTATTACATGGTAATCATCAGCATTATGATGATTGGCCACCACATCAAATATTACTTGGACATTCTGGACgtgttaattgtttattatatccTCATAGTGTTGCAACAAGATATGATAGAACACATCTTGTATCTGGTTCAGTTGATTTTGCTGTTTGTTTATGGGATTTATATGCTGGTACATTGATACATCGTTTTTGTGTACATGCTGGTGAAATAACACAATTAATGGTACCACCAGATAATTGTAGTCCAAGAATACAAAAATGTATATGTAGTGTTGCATCTGATCACAGTgtaacattattatcattagcTGAAAGAAAATGTGTTGTATTAGCATCACGACATTTATTTCCAGTTGTAACAATTAAATGGAGAccacttgatgattttatgattattgGTTGTTCTGATGGTGCTGTTTATGTATGGCAAATGGAAACTGGTCATCTTGATCGTGTATTACATGGTATTATTGCTGAAGAAGTACTATATGCTTGTGATGAAAATACTATTGCAATTGCTGGTGGTAGTGCAACTGGTGGTGAATTAGGACTTGCTAATCCTGCTGTACATTTCTTCAg gGGTTTGAGACATAGAAATTTATCAGCAATTCGTCATGCAACTCAACGTGGTTTACATCAACTTCAACAACTTCATGGTGGTCATGGTAATGATCATGgtaatcaaattaaatcaaaaggTGCACCACTTATGATTCAAGGTTTTAGAAGTAATCCAAAAGATCCAGAGagtcatatattattttttgacattgaaGCACTTATTG gtgAAGGAGGACAAAGTGAAACAAcacgaaataatttaaaacgtAATGGTGCTTTTAGTGAGCCAAATGTTACAATGGAAATagcacaattattattgagtCTTCTTCATGCTTGGGGTATGGATCCAGATCTTGATCGTGTATGTGAAGGAAAATTAGGTTTACTTAGACCAATGGTACCAGTATCATTTGGTGTATTATCAAAAGgag GTTACATGTCACTGTTACTTCCAACATGGCAAACACAATTAGAACCAGCTGGTGAACCAGCAACTCAACTTGAACAACGTTTACCAGCTGAATTAGTTCGTCAAGATCGTTTAACAAAAGCATTTACATCACGTGCACATTGGGAGCTATCAACAACTTTAACAAGTAATCATCTTTTAGCTGTTGTTGCATTATCAAATACATTAATGTCAATGAATAATGCAACATTTGTACTTGAACAAGaaagaaatagaaaattaaatagaacaTCAAATCGTGTTAGTGTTAATTGGAATAAAGCTGAAGAAGAAAGTGAAGAACATTTTACAGCTCATCAAGCACAAATAAAACAAGGTTGGTCATTATTAGCAACATTACATTGTGTATTATTACCAGATAAAGTTGCTGCACAAGGTGGTGCTAAAACATTTAAACGTCCACAAGTTGAAATGATGGCACGTAGATGGCAACATCAATGTCTTGAAGTACGTGAAGCAGCACAAGCATTATTATTAGCTGAACTTGGTAGAATGGGTCCAAAAGGACGTAAATCACTTGTTGATAATTGGTCACAATATTTACCAATGTATAGTACACAAGAACCAATTGCATTACAACCACAAAATAATAGTCCACCACCAGGTAGTCCAGTACCACCAATTGATATTAAtccagatgatgatgatgaagaagaagaacttGCTGAAGAAATAAGTATTACAAGAAAACCATCAAGTGTTGctgaattaaaaagaaaacaaacaaCAGCTGTTGTATTACTTGGTGTTATTGGTGCTGAATTTGGACAAGATGTTGCAAcagtatatcaaaaaaaagatgGTGATACAACAATTAGACGTAAAAGTTCAGTTGTTGAAGGTTTTGGaattggtaataataatttagcaagACATACAAGTATGGCATTAACACATCTTCTTCATGCACCTGGTTCATCAAAATTACCACTTCATACATCATTAAGAAGAGCTGCTATTGATTTAATTGGTAGGGGTTTTACTGTTTGGGAGCCATATCTTGATgtatctaaaatattattaggtTTATTAGAATTATGTTGTGATGCTGATAAACTTGTACCAAGTATGACATATGGTTTACCATTAACACCAGCTGCTGATACATGTAGAACATCAAGACATGCATTAGCACTTATTGCAACAGCAAGACCAGCTGCATTTATTACAACAATGGCTAGAGAAGTTGCTAGATTTAATACATTACAACAAAATGCACAAacattaaatgttaatttaagtACAAGTGTTCTTTCACGTGCTAAACCAGAAATATTAAGAATTGTTGAACAACTTATTGATAAAATGCAAAGTGAAATGAGTGATTTACTTGTTGAAGTAATGGATATTATACTTCATTGTCTTGATCCAGgacatttaaaaacaaaatcattgAGTGAAGTATTTCCAGCAGTATGTCGTTTTAATCAGGTAAGTCATTGTTCAGCAACAAGACGAATAGCAGTTGGTGGTCGTAGTGGACAACTTGCATTGTATGAATTACGTGGTAATGTTAAATGTCAAACAGTATCAGCTCATCAAGCACCAGTTACAGCTCTTGGTTTTTCACCAGAGGGTAAATTTCTCGTCAGTTATTCATgtactgaaaataaattatgtttttggCAGCAAACAAATAGTGGAATGTTTGGCTTGGGTAATTCCCAAACACGTTGTGTTAAATCTTATAGTACAGCACCAATAAATGATGTTGCACGATTAAATCCAATGCGGCTGGCCCGTTTAATATGGATTAATAATCGAACTGTTACACTCATGTTGGCTGATGGCTCAGAAACAAGAttcaatgtttaa
- the LOC122854657 gene encoding WD repeat-containing protein 7 isoform X8: MTAGPSLVVPIVLWGKIAPTHCISCIYLSRDQKTLVTGCYDGQICLWQVDPDTLKMTPRCLLVGHTAPIMCLSKASVVMEQNYIVSSSESGEMCTWDVVDGKCREAVKLNNIHTQMLPYVSAGGEDVRLFCSGYYPEVLVMDPFSLEVIFTLSSRVNPDWISALHVLRPAKRKGRFYVHTNDVVLALTTTGTVKVWTLLGHENRNSEPLYEHESKQIRCLNALAMTCCPYNQRTVLIVCSKYWQIFDAGDFSVLCSVTSPPGERWMAGDFLAADRVIVWSDEGHGYLYKLPAKVLVQLESSVADNSSFHTSSAEDDQPYLYLILTQPDDKPLSCPPAMRLVTVQRQTKTLKYLLRGDSEGVVILWSVPEITNQQLQDITDNKTPKLEPIIKTSLEIAWEAMKPSPVGILDQLDTINDHSIKLTACIYLPQQSRLVVGREDGSIIIVPATQTVMLQLLHGNHQHYDDWPPHQILLGHSGRVNCLLYPHSVATRYDRTHLVSGSVDFAVCLWDLYAGTLIHRFCVHAGEITQLMVPPDNCSPRIQKCICSVASDHSVTLLSLAERKCVVLASRHLFPVVTIKWRPLDDFMIIGCSDGAVYVWQMETGHLDRVLHGIIAEEVLYACDENTIAIAGGSATGGELGLANPAVHFFRGLRHRNLSAIRHATQRGLHQLQQLHGGHGNDHGNQIKSKGAPLMIQGFRSNPKDPESHILFFDIEALIVQALSDEYGAMSPGSLEAQGLISASEYQKVAALTQSASPDAHKKIADFFGRVKDKAGDVERILKEKDRHGIIAKMKEGAENVHTKLQAKAESVGLKPSTFDGKGEGGQSETTRNNLKRNGAFSEPNVTMEIAQLLLSLLHAWGMDPDLDRVCEGKLGLLRPMVPVSFGVLSKGGYMSLLLPTWQTQLEPAGEPATQLEQRLPAELVRQDRLTKAFTSRAHWELSTTLTSNHLLAVVALSNTLMSMNNATFVLEQERNRKLNRTSNRVSVNWNKAEEESEEHFTAHQAQIKQGWSLLATLHCVLLPDKVAAQGGAKTFKRPQVEMMARRWQHQCLEVREAAQALLLAELGRMGPKGRKSLVDNWSQYLPMYSTQEPIALQPQNNSPPPGSPVPPIDINPDDDDEEEELAEEISITRKPSSVAELKRKQTTAVVLLGVIGAEFGQDVATVYQKKDGDTTIRRKSSVVEGFGIGNNNLARHTSMALTHLLHAPGSSKLPLHTSLRRAAIDLIGRGFTVWEPYLDVSKILLGLLELCCDADKLVPSMTYGLPLTPAADTCRTSRHALALIATARPAAFITTMAREVARFNTLQQNAQTLNVNLSTSVLSRAKPEILRIVEQLIDKMQSEMSDLLVEVMDIILHCLDPGHLKTKSLSEVFPAVCRFNQVSHCSATRRIAVGGRSGQLALYELRGNVKCQTVSAHQAPVTALGFSPEGKFLVSYSCTENKLCFWQQTNSGMFGLGNSQTRCVKSYSTAPINDVARLNPMRLARLIWINNRTVTLMLADGSETRFNV; encoded by the exons atgacagcTGGACCAAGTTTAGTGGTGCCAATAGTGCTTTGGGGAAAAATAGCACCAACTCATTGTATatcatgtatttatttatcaagagaTCAAAAAACTCTTGTTACTGGTTGTTATGATGGACAAATATGTCTTTGGCAAGTTGATCCTGATACACTaaag atGACACCAAGATGTTTACTTGTTGGACATACAGCACCAATAATGTGTCTAAGTAAAGCAAGTGTTGTTATggaacaaaattatattgtaagcAGTAGTGAGAGTGGTGAAATGTGTACATGGGATGTTGTTGATGGTAAATGTCGTGAAGCTGTTAAGCTAAACAATATTCATACACAAATGTTACCATATGTTTCTGCTGGTGGTGAAGATGTCAGGTTGTTTTGTTCTGG aTATTATCCAGAAGTTCTTGTCATGGATCCATTCAGTTTAGAAGTCATATTTACACTCAGCTCACGTGTCAATCCTGACTGGATTAGTGCCTTGCACGTGCTACGGCCGGCCAAACGGAAAGGTCGGTTCTACGTGCACACAA atgatGTTGTACTTGCATTGACGACAACTGGTACTGTAAAAGTTTGGACATTATTGGGTCATGAAAATCGTAACAGCGAGCCACTTTATGAACATGAGAGTAAACAAATAAGATGTTTAAATGCACTTGCAATGACATGTTGTCCATATAATCAAAGAACagttttaattgtttgttcAAAATATTGGCAg atttTTGATGCTGGTGATTTTTCTGTTCTTTGCTCGGTAACATCACCACCTGGTGAACGTTGGATGGCTGGTGATTTTTTAGCTGCTGATAGAGTTATTGTTTGGAGTGATGAAGGCCATGGTTATCTATACAAATTACCAGCAAA GGTTCTGGTACAGCTCGAAAG tAGTGTGGCTGATAATTCAAGCTTCCATACATCATCAGCAGAAGATGATCAACCATATTTATATCTCATATTAACTCAACCAGATGataag cCATTATCATGCCCACCGGCAATGCGTCTAGTCACTGTACAACGTCaaacaaaaacattaaaatatttactacgTGGTGATAGTGAAGGAGTTGTTATACTTTGGTCAGTACCAGAAATAACAAATCAACAATTACAAGATATAACAGATAATAAAACACCAAAACTTGagccaataataaaaacaagtcTTGAAATAGCATGGGAAGCAATGAAACCATCACCAGTTGGTATACTTGATCAACTTGATACAATAAATGATCATAGTATTAAATTAACAGcatgtatttatttaccaCAACAAAGTCGTCTTGTTGTTGGACGTGAAGATggtagtattattattgtaccaGCAACACAAACAGTTATGTTACAATTATTACATGGTAATCATCAGCATTATGATGATTGGCCACCACATCAAATATTACTTGGACATTCTGGACgtgttaattgtttattatatccTCATAGTGTTGCAACAAGATATGATAGAACACATCTTGTATCTGGTTCAGTTGATTTTGCTGTTTGTTTATGGGATTTATATGCTGGTACATTGATACATCGTTTTTGTGTACATGCTGGTGAAATAACACAATTAATGGTACCACCAGATAATTGTAGTCCAAGAATACAAAAATGTATATGTAGTGTTGCATCTGATCACAGTgtaacattattatcattagcTGAAAGAAAATGTGTTGTATTAGCATCACGACATTTATTTCCAGTTGTAACAATTAAATGGAGAccacttgatgattttatgattattgGTTGTTCTGATGGTGCTGTTTATGTATGGCAAATGGAAACTGGTCATCTTGATCGTGTATTACATGGTATTATTGCTGAAGAAGTACTATATGCTTGTGATGAAAATACTATTGCAATTGCTGGTGGTAGTGCAACTGGTGGTGAATTAGGACTTGCTAATCCTGCTGTACATTTCTTCAg gGGTTTGAGACATAGAAATTTATCAGCAATTCGTCATGCAACTCAACGTGGTTTACATCAACTTCAACAACTTCATGGTGGTCATGGTAATGATCATGgtaatcaaattaaatcaaaaggTGCACCACTTATGATTCAAGGTTTTAGAAGTAATCCAAAAGATCCAGAGagtcatatattattttttgacattgaaGCACTTATTG ttCAAGCATTGAGTGATGAATATGGTGCGATGTCACCAGGATCTCTAGAAGCTCAGGGTTTAATATCAGCATCTGAATATCAAAAAGTTGCAGCATTAACGCAATCGGCCAGTCCCGAtgcacataaaaaaattgcag ACTTTTTTGGTCGTGTTAAGGACAAAGCAGGTGATGTTGAACGTATTCTCAAAGAAAAAGATCGACACG gTATTATAGCTAAGATGAAGGAAGGAGCTGAAAATGTTCATACAAAACTTCAGGCAAAAGCTGAAAGTGTTGGTCTCAAGCCATCGACATTTGATGGTAAAG gtgAAGGAGGACAAAGTGAAACAAcacgaaataatttaaaacgtAATGGTGCTTTTAGTGAGCCAAATGTTACAATGGAAATagcacaattattattgagtCTTCTTCATGCTTGGGGTATGGATCCAGATCTTGATCGTGTATGTGAAGGAAAATTAGGTTTACTTAGACCAATGGTACCAGTATCATTTGGTGTATTATCAAAAGgag GTTACATGTCACTGTTACTTCCAACATGGCAAACACAATTAGAACCAGCTGGTGAACCAGCAACTCAACTTGAACAACGTTTACCAGCTGAATTAGTTCGTCAAGATCGTTTAACAAAAGCATTTACATCACGTGCACATTGGGAGCTATCAACAACTTTAACAAGTAATCATCTTTTAGCTGTTGTTGCATTATCAAATACATTAATGTCAATGAATAATGCAACATTTGTACTTGAACAAGaaagaaatagaaaattaaatagaacaTCAAATCGTGTTAGTGTTAATTGGAATAAAGCTGAAGAAGAAAGTGAAGAACATTTTACAGCTCATCAAGCACAAATAAAACAAGGTTGGTCATTATTAGCAACATTACATTGTGTATTATTACCAGATAAAGTTGCTGCACAAGGTGGTGCTAAAACATTTAAACGTCCACAAGTTGAAATGATGGCACGTAGATGGCAACATCAATGTCTTGAAGTACGTGAAGCAGCACAAGCATTATTATTAGCTGAACTTGGTAGAATGGGTCCAAAAGGACGTAAATCACTTGTTGATAATTGGTCACAATATTTACCAATGTATAGTACACAAGAACCAATTGCATTACAACCACAAAATAATAGTCCACCACCAGGTAGTCCAGTACCACCAATTGATATTAAtccagatgatgatgatgaagaagaagaacttGCTGAAGAAATAAGTATTACAAGAAAACCATCAAGTGTTGctgaattaaaaagaaaacaaacaaCAGCTGTTGTATTACTTGGTGTTATTGGTGCTGAATTTGGACAAGATGTTGCAAcagtatatcaaaaaaaagatgGTGATACAACAATTAGACGTAAAAGTTCAGTTGTTGAAGGTTTTGGaattggtaataataatttagcaagACATACAAGTATGGCATTAACACATCTTCTTCATGCACCTGGTTCATCAAAATTACCACTTCATACATCATTAAGAAGAGCTGCTATTGATTTAATTGGTAGGGGTTTTACTGTTTGGGAGCCATATCTTGATgtatctaaaatattattaggtTTATTAGAATTATGTTGTGATGCTGATAAACTTGTACCAAGTATGACATATGGTTTACCATTAACACCAGCTGCTGATACATGTAGAACATCAAGACATGCATTAGCACTTATTGCAACAGCAAGACCAGCTGCATTTATTACAACAATGGCTAGAGAAGTTGCTAGATTTAATACATTACAACAAAATGCACAAacattaaatgttaatttaagtACAAGTGTTCTTTCACGTGCTAAACCAGAAATATTAAGAATTGTTGAACAACTTATTGATAAAATGCAAAGTGAAATGAGTGATTTACTTGTTGAAGTAATGGATATTATACTTCATTGTCTTGATCCAGgacatttaaaaacaaaatcattgAGTGAAGTATTTCCAGCAGTATGTCGTTTTAATCAGGTAAGTCATTGTTCAGCAACAAGACGAATAGCAGTTGGTGGTCGTAGTGGACAACTTGCATTGTATGAATTACGTGGTAATGTTAAATGTCAAACAGTATCAGCTCATCAAGCACCAGTTACAGCTCTTGGTTTTTCACCAGAGGGTAAATTTCTCGTCAGTTATTCATgtactgaaaataaattatgtttttggCAGCAAACAAATAGTGGAATGTTTGGCTTGGGTAATTCCCAAACACGTTGTGTTAAATCTTATAGTACAGCACCAATAAATGATGTTGCACGATTAAATCCAATGCGGCTGGCCCGTTTAATATGGATTAATAATCGAACTGTTACACTCATGTTGGCTGATGGCTCAGAAACAAGAttcaatgtttaa